In one Rutidosis leptorrhynchoides isolate AG116_Rl617_1_P2 chromosome 8, CSIRO_AGI_Rlap_v1, whole genome shotgun sequence genomic region, the following are encoded:
- the LOC139863026 gene encoding histone deacetylase 14, chloroplastic-like → MRNISLMKHPISLIKCFKPFISSFSSSSTNNVSEAKLIFSVAPAMGHNEKTHPECSSRVPAILRALEKAELTPKFRGSEIIRHQSFKKATTEDIASVHSRTYISSLEKTLKGASKNSIVHFGSSTDTYATATTFTESLVAAGAGLSLVDYVVTASKVNKNPPVGFALIRPPGHHAIPDGPMGFCFFGNVAIAARYAQRVHGLKRVFIIDFDVHHGNGTNDIFSDDPDIFFLSTHQEGIYPGTGQINDTGYGNGEGATLNLPLPKGSGDKAMRTVFDHVIAPSAQKFKPDIILVSAGYDAHVLDPIASLQFTTGTYYMLSSNIKQLATDLCGGRCVFFLEGGYNLESLSDSVAESFRALIGEPSMATEVDKLDILHDEPSAKVHKAIRRIKQLHFL, encoded by the exons ATGAGAAACATATCACTTATGAAACATCCTATTTCACTAATTAAATGTTTCAAACCTTTTATATCATCGTTTTCATCTAGCAGCACAAATAATGTGAGTGAAGCGAAACTAATTTTTAGTGTAGCTCCTGCTATGGGTCATAATGAG AAAACACATCCAGAATGCAGTTCAAGAGTTCCTGCAATCTTAAGAGCTCTTGAAAAGGCAGAGCTCACTCCAAAg TTTCGGGGATCTGAGATTATTCGGCATCAATCTTTTAAAAAAGCTACAACTGAAGATATTGCAAGCGTACATTCCAGAACTTACATTTCTTCTCTTGAGAAG ACATTGAAAGGAGCTTCAAAAAATAGCATTGTACACTTTGGCAGCTCTACAGACACATATGCCACTGCCACA ACATTTACGGAGTCTTTGGTTGCTGCTGGCGCAGGGTTGTCCTTGGTTGATTATGTG GTCACGGCATCAAAAGTTAATAAGAACCCTCCAGTTGGTTTTGCCTTAATACGACCTCCTGGACATCACGCTATTCCAGATGGGCCCATGGGATTTTGTTTTTTCGGTAATGTAGCTATTGCAGCTCGATATGCTCAACGCGTACATGGATTAAAGCGTGTATTCATCATCGACTTTGATGTTCATCACGGGAATGGGACTAATGATATATTCAGTGATGATCCTGACATATTCTTTCTTTCAACTCACCAA GAGGGGATCTATCCTGGTACGGGTCAAATAAATGATACAGGTTATGGAAATGGTGAAGGAGCAACACTTAATTTGCCGTTACCAAAAGGTTCAGGTGATAAAGCCATGCGAACTGTGTTTGATCATGTCATAGCACCATCCGCCCAAAAATTTAAGCCTGATATAATTCTTGTGTCAGCAGG ATATGATGCGCATGTGCTGGATCCAATAGCAAGTTTACAGTTCACGACAGGAACATATTACATGTTATCATCAAACATCAAACAGCTTGCAACAGATCTGTGTGGCGGTCGATGCGTGTTTTTCTTGGAAGGAGGATACAACCTGGAGTCTCTTTCCGATTCCGTTGCAGAATCTTTTCGAGCTTTAATCGGAGAACCAAGCATGGCGACAGAGGTCGATAAATTAGATATCTTGCATGATGAACCATCTGCAAAGGTACATAAAGCTATTCGGAGGATCAAGCAGTTGCATTTTCTGTAG
- the LOC139861258 gene encoding molybdopterin biosynthesis protein CNX1-like: MMMMMMISVEEALGIVLELSKRLPPITVSIEDAFGKILADDITAPDPLPPYPASIKDGYAVIAADGPGEYPIITESRAGNDGLGVIVTPGTVAYVTTGGPIPDGADAVVQVEDTELVESVSSEPKRVRILVKTNKGVDIRPVGCDISKDAIVLKAEELLGAAEIGLLATVGVLKVKVYPTPTIAVLSTGDELVDPTCKALNRGQIRDSNRAMIIAAAIQHKCKVIDLGIVRDDEDDIRRVLDKALSADIDILLTSGGVSMGDRDFVKPFLQNRGKVYFDKITMRPGKPLTFAEITTQSSDKAVKKVLAFGLPGNPVSCLVCFNVFVIPSIRNLSGWKNPHLPRVHAYLKHSIKTDSARTEFHRAIIRWENNAGLGFPGFVAESTGQQRSSRLLSMKSANAFLQLPPSGNEIPSGTLVSAILISDIISGFASGNSLLPSNLDNVTQSAISNKITADIPSYSTYKVAILTVSDTVASGAGPDRSGPRAVSVVNSASEKLGGAMVAATAVVSDDIPNIKEILMRWSDIEKMDLILTLGGTGFTPRDVTPEATKGVIEKETPGLLHVMMQESLKVTQFAMLSRAAAGIRGSTLIINMPGNPNAVGECMEALLPALKHALKQIKGDKREKHPRHVPHAQADPKDVWEHSYQVANNEGKESSASLHSCDCK; this comes from the exons atgatgatgatgatgatgatatcagTAGAAGAAGCTTTGGGGATTGTTTTGGAGCTATCTAAACGTTTACCACCGATCACTGTCTCCATTGAAGATGCTTTTGGGAAGATTTTGGCTGACGACATTACCGCTCCTGATCCTCTTCCTCCTTATCCTGCTTCCATCAAG GACGGATATGCTGTTATTGCTGCAGATGGTCCTGGTGAATATCCAATAATTACTGAATCACGAGCTGGAAACGATGGTCTTGGTGTGATAGTCACCCCTGGAACCGTTGCATATGTTACAACTGGAG GACCAATACCTGATGGAGCTGATGCAGTTGTTCAAGTAGAGGATACCGAACTAGTAGAAAGTGTATCATCTGAACCAAAACGAGTGCGCATTTTGGTTAAAACTAACAAGGGAGTTGATATTCGTCCTGTG GGATGTGACATAAGCAAAGATGCTATAGTACTAAAAGCTGAAGAACTACTTGGTGCTGCAGAAATTGGGCTACTTGCTACAGTGGGTGTGTTGAAAGTAAAG GTATACCCTACTCCAACTATTGCTGTATTATCCACAGGAGATGAATTAGTAGATCCAACATGCAAGGCATTAAATCGTGGCCAG ATTAGGGACTCCAATCGGGCAATGATAATTGCTGCTGCTATACAGCACAAGTGTAAAGTTATTGATCTTGGTATTGTGCGTGATGACGAGGATGATATCAGGAGGGTTTTGGATAAAGCATTATCTGCTGACATTGATATTCTTTTGACTTCTGGTGGTGTTTCGATGGGAGACAGGGATTTTGTCAAACCTTTTCTTCAAAATAGAGGCAAAGTGTATTTTGATAAG ATTACCATGAGGCCCGGAAAACCTCTTACATTTGCAGAAATTACAACCCAATCATCAGATAAAGCAGTGAAAAAAGTTCTTGCATTTGGGTTACCTGGAAATCCAGTTAGCTGTTTGGTCTGTTTCAACGTCTTTGTCATTCCATCAATTCGTAATCTTTCTGGATGGAAAAATCCCCATCTTCCAAG AGTACATGCTTACCTTAAACACTCCATCAAGACAGATTCAGCTCGTACGGAATTTCATCGTGCGATCATCAGATGGGAGAACAATGCTGGATTAGGCTTTCCAGG ATTTGTGGCCGAGAGTACTGGTCAACAAAGGAGTAGTCGTCTCCTAAGTATGAAGTCAGCAAATGCATTCTTACAATTACCACCTTCTGGGAATGAAATACCATCCGGTACTCTGGTATCGGCAATATTAATTTCTGATATAATAAGTGGGTTTGCTTCGGGAAACAGTTTATTACCATCAAATCTAGACAATGTTACACAAAGTGCCATATCAAACAAAATCACTGCTGATATACCTTCGTACTCTACATATAAGGTTGCTATCCTTACAGTCAGTGATACTGTTGCATCAGGGGCGGGACCCGATCGTAG TGGTCCAAGAGCAGTTTCTGTTGTGAACTCTGCTTCTGAAAAATTAGGAGGAGCGATGGTAGCTGCAACAGCTGTGGTTTCAGATGATATACCAAATATTAAGGAGATATTGATGAGATGGAGTGATATAGAAAAAATGGATCTGATTTTAACGCTTG GTGGTACTGGGTTCACACCTAGGGATGTTACACCTGAAGCAACAAAAGGTGTAATAGAAAAAGAAACCCCTGGGCTTTTACATGTGATGATGCAAGAGAGCCTAAAG GTAACACAATTTGCAATGCTTTCACGCGCTGCAGCTGGAATACGTGGATCAACACTT ATCATTAATATGCCTGGGAACCCAAATGCAGTTGGTGAGTGTATGGAGGCGTTACTTCCTGCACTAAAGCATGCCTTAAAGCAAATAAAGGGAGATAAAAGAGAAAAACATCCACGACATGTTCCACACGCACAAGCAGATCCAAAGGATGTATGGGAACATAGTTATCAGGTGGCTAATAATGAGGGCAAAGAATCATCGGCTTCTTTGCATAGTTGCGATTGCAAGTAA